In the Telopea speciosissima isolate NSW1024214 ecotype Mountain lineage chromosome 2, Tspe_v1, whole genome shotgun sequence genome, one interval contains:
- the LOC122652360 gene encoding auxin-responsive protein IAA1-like — translation MSSETASNLPASDVTGLNFKETELTLALPGDSRAETTSKNNSKRAFSETVDLNLGSANRDKSITDPSGAGKPPAEKAQVVGWPPVRSFRKNVLKSCTYVKVAVDGAPYLRKIDLELYSSYEQLLSALEKMFSCFTICNYENERKLVDPVNGTEYVPTYEDKDGDWMLVGDVPWKMFIASCKRIRLMKSTEAIGLEPKTPSKCTSTS, via the exons ATGTCATCGGAGACGGCGAGTAATTTGCCGGCGTCAGATGTCACCGGCCTAAATTTCAAGGAAACGGAGCTGACGTTAGCTTTACCAGGAGATTCTCGTGCTGAGACGACATCAAAGAACAACAGTAAGAGAGCATTCTCTGAAACCGTGGATCTGAATCTCGGGAGCGCTAACAGAGATAAATCAATAACCGATCCCTCCGGTGCCGGAAAACCACCGGCTGAGAA GGCACAGGTGGTTGGATGGCCGCCGGTGAGATCGTTCAGGAAGAACGTGTTGAAAAGCTGCACATACGTGAAGGTAGCAGTAGACGGAGCACCGTATCTACGGAAGATAGACTTGGAATTGTACTCCAGCTATGAACAGCTCTTGAGCGCTTTGGAGAAGATGTTCAGCTGCTTCACCATCT GTAATTATGAAAATGAGAGGAAGCTTGTGGATCCTGTTAATGGAACTGAATACGTTCCTACTTATGAAGATAAAGATGGTGATTGGATGTTAGTCGGAGACGTTCCTTGGAA AATGTTCATCGCTTCATGCAAGAGGATTCGATTGATGAAAAGTACAGAAGCAATTGGATTAG AACCAAAAACGCCTTCGAAATGCACAAGCACAAGCTAA